A DNA window from Rhizobium jaguaris contains the following coding sequences:
- a CDS encoding MFS transporter, whose amino-acid sequence MFVLKPLAQRSISLLWAGQVLAATGSEFYMVAVVWIAADFIGSSAGYVSALQSGALLFGSLFGGILTDRWRHSTTMISVDVLRALLLLILSVAGLMHLMSLPLLMMLAGCIALLTAAFDPSLQATLPTIAVDPDLRHATNGLFDATRRMARILGPSMIALVNGFLPKSQFFTVTAATFLLSALAVWLAIGRFPSARRRREFSGMAAVVDGVLGGWRMARGHAAILYGLFTNLMGNIAWAMGILLGMILHLRETSADPLTDYSLMMTAYGVGNVTANLILSNMKPRRPVVWIIAAKLIFGAGVFLLPLVHDRLWLMTIACLAAINGPFENLAMLHLMQTRSEPHRLAQIYRLLMCAIFLGLFLAYLMSPSLFAWFGIGPSIMGAGAAVFVSGLIGIGLLAWRQSHPVDAKPA is encoded by the coding sequence ATGTTTGTCTTAAAGCCGCTGGCCCAGCGGTCGATTTCGCTCCTGTGGGCCGGGCAGGTGCTGGCGGCGACCGGATCTGAGTTCTACATGGTCGCCGTCGTCTGGATTGCGGCGGATTTCATCGGCAGCAGCGCGGGTTACGTTTCCGCATTGCAGTCGGGCGCACTTCTCTTCGGCAGCCTGTTCGGTGGAATTCTGACGGATCGCTGGCGACACAGCACAACGATGATCTCAGTCGACGTCCTGCGCGCTCTTCTCCTGCTGATCCTGTCCGTCGCCGGCCTCATGCATCTTATGAGCCTGCCGCTATTGATGATGCTTGCCGGATGCATCGCTTTGCTCACGGCTGCCTTCGATCCGTCTTTGCAGGCTACGCTCCCCACAATTGCCGTCGATCCCGATCTTCGTCACGCAACCAACGGATTGTTCGACGCGACGAGGCGCATGGCTCGCATCCTCGGACCGAGCATGATTGCGCTGGTGAACGGTTTTCTGCCGAAATCGCAATTTTTCACCGTGACGGCGGCGACATTCCTGCTTTCCGCCCTGGCCGTCTGGTTAGCTATCGGTAGGTTCCCGTCCGCGCGGCGCCGGCGTGAATTCTCCGGGATGGCAGCGGTGGTCGACGGTGTGCTGGGTGGATGGCGAATGGCGCGCGGCCATGCCGCCATACTCTATGGTCTGTTCACGAACCTGATGGGAAATATCGCTTGGGCGATGGGCATTTTGCTCGGGATGATCCTGCACTTGCGCGAAACCAGTGCCGATCCATTGACGGATTACAGCCTGATGATGACGGCCTATGGCGTCGGCAACGTGACGGCTAACCTCATCCTCAGCAACATGAAGCCGCGCAGACCAGTCGTTTGGATCATCGCGGCAAAACTGATTTTCGGCGCTGGTGTCTTCCTGCTGCCGCTGGTGCACGATCGCCTATGGTTGATGACCATCGCGTGCCTCGCCGCAATCAACGGTCCCTTCGAGAACCTTGCGATGCTGCATCTGATGCAGACGCGCAGCGAACCCCATCGTCTGGCGCAGATCTACCGGTTGCTGATGTGTGCGATCTTCCTTGGTCTTTTCCTGGCCTATCTGATGTCGCCCAGCCTGTTTGCTTGGTTTGGCATCGGCCCATCGATTATGGGCGCTGGTGCGGCCGTCTTTGTCAGCGGGCTCATCGGAATAGGACTGCTTGCCTGGAGACAAAGCCATCCGGTCGACGCGAAACCTGCGTGA
- a CDS encoding ribose-phosphate pyrophosphokinase: protein MKVFAGNSNRHLAEAICNYLNVPLGKASVRRFADQEIFVEIQENVRGEDVFVVQPTSFPTNDHLMELLIMIDAMRRSSARRITAVLPYFGYARQDRRASGRTPISAKLVANLITESGADRVLTLDLHAGQIQGFFDIPTDNLYALPILTRDIKANYDIDNVMVVSPDVGGVVRARALAKRLDCLLAIVDKRRDRPGESEVMNIIGEVAGKDCILIDDIVDSGGTLCNAADALLARGAASVTAYITHGVLSGGAVTRVANSQLKELVITDSIQPTTAVQSAHNIRVISTASLIGEAINRTSQEESVSSLFD from the coding sequence ATGAAGGTTTTCGCAGGCAATTCGAACCGGCATCTTGCCGAAGCGATCTGCAATTATCTCAACGTTCCCTTAGGCAAGGCCAGTGTCCGGCGTTTCGCGGACCAGGAAATCTTCGTTGAAATCCAAGAAAACGTGCGCGGCGAGGATGTGTTTGTCGTCCAGCCGACGTCGTTTCCGACCAATGATCATCTGATGGAATTGCTGATCATGATCGATGCGATGCGGCGCTCTTCGGCGCGGCGCATCACGGCAGTCCTTCCCTATTTCGGCTATGCCCGCCAGGATCGCCGCGCCTCCGGGCGCACGCCGATCTCGGCAAAGCTCGTGGCCAACCTCATCACCGAGTCAGGCGCCGACCGCGTGCTGACGCTTGATCTTCATGCCGGTCAGATTCAGGGCTTCTTTGATATCCCCACCGACAATCTCTACGCACTGCCGATCCTGACGCGCGATATCAAGGCGAATTACGATATCGACAACGTGATGGTCGTCTCCCCGGACGTCGGCGGTGTCGTGCGTGCCCGTGCGCTCGCCAAACGCCTCGACTGTCTGCTGGCGATCGTGGACAAACGCCGTGATCGTCCGGGCGAGTCCGAAGTGATGAACATCATCGGCGAAGTGGCCGGCAAAGATTGCATCCTGATCGACGATATCGTCGATTCCGGCGGCACGCTCTGCAATGCGGCCGATGCCCTGCTCGCGCGAGGCGCGGCAAGCGTCACCGCGTACATCACCCACGGCGTTCTCTCCGGCGGCGCCGTTACCCGCGTCGCCAATTCCCAGCTCAAGGAACTGGTGATCACCGATTCCATCCAGCCGACCACGGCTGTGCAATCGGCGCACAATATCCGTGTCATCAGCACTGCCAGCCTGATCGGCGAAGCCATCAACCGCACCAGTCAGGAAGAATCGGTATCGAGCCTGTTCGACTGA